The Planctomycetota bacterium region TTGAGCCAGGCCTTGAGGATGCCATCGGTCACCGTGGTGTCGCCCCAGAGGCGCATGGCGATGTTGCCGGCCTGGGAGCGGCCCAAACTGCCGCCGGGGAGGTTGATATTGGCCCTGGGCCACCAGCGGTGGTTCTCGCTGTAGAGGTAGGTGAAGTCGGGGCTCCGCTGGCGCCGCATCGTGGCCATGGCCCGCTCGACCAGACGGTTGGGCACGGCGACGCCGGCGGCCTTGGCCTCGTGGAGCGCGACGAGCGCGGCGGCCGTGGTGAAGCTCGTGGGGTGGCTGTCGGGCCTCTGCGTGTGGGCGCCGAAGTCGTAGTAGCCCCAGCCGCCGGCCACGGATTCGTAGCGTTCGAGCATCTGGACCTGCTCCTGCGCCAGCTTCAGAAGCCGGTCGCGGCGGGCGGGGTCGGCGGCGTGGCGCTCCGCGAGGCGCACGAGGGCCTGGATGCCGTAGGCGTGGCTCCAGCAGTTGTAGAGGGCCGCCGGCTCGGCGCGGCGCACGCGGGGCAGGTTGGCCACGAGCCAGGCCTCACCCCGGTCAATCGCTTCGCTGGCCTGAGCGCCCCCAGCTTCGATGAGCGCCGCCACGGCGAGCGCCGTCACGGCGCCGTGGAACGCGTGGTGCGCGCCGGGCACGGGGGCGTAGATGTTCAGGCCCTTCGTGCGGCGGGCCGAGCCCCACGAGCCGTCCTTGTTCTGGGTCGTAAGGAGGAACTGGACGCCGCGCTGGATGGCCTGCTCGACGGCCTGGCGCGCTGGGGGCGTGATGGGCCTGGGC contains the following coding sequences:
- a CDS encoding prenyltransferase/squalene oxidase repeat-containing protein produces the protein MSECGVQSAECGLSRWALALTIALAGCARVPLAERGPKPRPITPPARQAVEQAIQRGVQFLLTTQNKDGSWGSARRTKGLNIYAPVPGAHHAFHGAVTALAVAALIEAGGAQASEAIDRGEAWLVANLPRVRRAEPAALYNCWSHAYGIQALVRLAERHAADPARRDRLLKLAQEQVQMLERYESVAGGWGYYDFGAHTQRPDSHPTSFTTAAALVALHEAKAAGVAVPNRLVERAMATMRRQRSPDFTYLYSENHRWWPRANINLPGGSLGRSQAGNIAMRLWGDTTVTDGILKAWLNRLFARNDWLGIGAKRPIPHESWFQVAGYFYYFGHYYAALCIGQLDPADRPCFQGHLAHILLARQEKDGSWWDYPLYDYHQAYGTAFALMSLVRCLPAS